A single window of Zea mays cultivar B73 chromosome 10, Zm-B73-REFERENCE-NAM-5.0, whole genome shotgun sequence DNA harbors:
- the LOC103641899 gene encoding eukaryotic translation initiation factor 4G isoform X1, whose protein sequence is MYRNQFRSDRLNDHATTARRPGRGSGSSSHWVVSGGRGSTAPATRLRSPPYRSGRPGSVQQQYRPRSPASVPIQGNAIGCAPPCGSGASAEHTGPVNQETFGSLDNVKPSNFPAQSDGLSCVSAEETWPADSPTPTLQTKGYSSPSFTLQFGTFNSGVINKQETTSCTSSAPPDLNGSKHEKACHGLHYCKPNTASSPPIQELQKQEARDDLVIGGEADLIGKYEVHVPELHETHTMLNSVSPSSKVCTDSRKVLLRTMSSPTQQKCENQEETKNTISVNQTDTAYKYPTTKPKISVQIPASYTPNMAPPQFMLPVPGRSMPVAFQQKQPQVPIEFRGPGFQMHSIGSVSSSLPVKMAVPLGNAPHIQPMFVHGAQPHAFHQQSFIHHGQGFGCAPPSNCYLPQFGNMRNVQELSQQYPRSGDEHKRTIKITHPETHEELMLDRHGHSFINVPASGQMPLNNINQLPHSVQTFSPLQKVYYPRPGTYNSAHVYLPNSTDVPLASRQFSSKIQPSMHGFDSTNSNQPFTSIRPPMPISRLDATSGPLTNLHTASEISNFKGMFPSSLPAPVHVELKPPITLPAEMNSESTISNQQNYCKIGLEMSLEPVNLVYEGNNKDSVATCDISCNLIPQPVSTPQTQTRPTSVDHATPVVDPQTILTSSLPLESTTCCKSSVKAKPIEVEQSLVVPTTLSSHTKLESSHATTSVILTATSLVSKIDGTPPTNRNYRYYGNSILGKPPLIYAQEILPSKFVGSNTSPEGLGKAKVNPVLFQEKFPSELNGSVPLRKHDFMIEEHVPNEKGMCSESKTEQVDVTMPSTAFGLEDDTSVAKSGRFHAYHQPVDLHPSIYIGDIQTSDDSQQPSPDLEIITSQSENKQNNSRVDSARDVKNAAPISTSAISQGKTEQERIGLEISNPCSITAALVAQPKKVVLESTKAKSTNGRRKKRKETLPKGSGHKYYDLDSAHSSLNENVESFVTSEDVQCSLATDLKLNFTCEAAKDNSTGGNDCQNRSDLFSWENTTENSADKLKLFGGTHSKSGAEVNKDKSEFDHKRYSRDFLLTFAQSCIELPAGFMIGFDISEAVMSVHVGAPFIDNTQLNSNHARIKDRGSRGSRHMTGKFDDDKWRKQFFSTVSGRNLLSDNFYQPAFSNRDAVQHVGNGSVRSLSQSQPLSQYSGEVLSGAMKVVSRRSMSRGSVDERWQHRTNVQGISSPSQVSMPIMHKAEKKYEIGKGIDEEGSKQRQLKAILNKLTPQNFEKLFAQFKELNIDNVVTLTGVISQIFDKALMEPTFCEMYASFCFRLAGDLPNFVKDDEKITFKRLLLNKCQEEFERGEREQAEANKAEEEGGAKQSEGEREEKRIRARRRMLGNIRLIGELYKKKMLTERIMHECINKLLGEYQNPDEEDLEALCKLMSTIGEMIDHPRTKVHMDFYFGLIHKLSENVKLSSRIRFMLEDVIDLRKNKWRQRRKVEGPKKIEEVRRDAVKHKFGQSTRFGSSPNYNSSVTCISSGLRPGPPDARYQSSNRVLHVPLHQRRAHKSIRLGPQGDLGRGISICGKQHVSNDILPEVTLNSHHGQTSENSRDSSFTGVTSNPTGFKAGNTSWGMVDLSSPVPSTIGQTHTSSTVRKEMCAEAHTFPEEVLQEKSILTIKEFYSAKDEKEVALCMKELNAPGFYPSLVSLWITDSFERKDLERELLAKLLVYLCTAQEHLLSQRQLLQGFQHVLSTLEDAVTDAPKATKFLGQIFARVVLEDGISLTEVGGLLQEWDGREEPAGQHALEDSLASEVLGSMLESIRVERGDNAVDEIRAKSNLQRRGVCA, encoded by the exons atgtacaggaaccagtTTAGGTCGGATCGATTGAACGACCACGCCACCACTGCGCGGAGGCCCGGCCGCGGGAGCGGCAGTAGCTCGCATTGGGTCGTCTCCGGCGGCCGTGGAAGCACCGCTCCGGCTACGCGGCTGCGATCGCCGCCCTACCGGAG CGGGAGGCCCGGGAGCGTGCAGCAGCAGTACAGGCCGAGATCGCCGGCGAGTGTCCCGATCCAGGGGAATGCCATTGGCTGCGCTCCTCCTTGTGGGAGTGGTGCCTCTGCTGAGCACACGGGACCAGTGAACCAAG AGACTTTCGGATCACTGGATAATGTGAAACCTTCCAATTTTCCTGCTCAGAGTGATGGTTTGAGTTGTGTCTCTGCTGAAGAAACCTGGCCAGCAGATTCCCCAACCCCAACACTACAGACAAAAG GATATTCATCCCCTTCATTTACTCTTCAGTTTGGAACTTTTAACTCAGGAGTTATTAACAAACAG GAAACTACTTCCTGCACATCCTCAGCCCCTCCTGATCTGAATGGGAGCAAACATGAAAAG GCCTGCCATGGATTACATTATTGCAAGCCCAATACAGCTTCCTCACCTCCTATACAAGAGCTGCAAAAGCAGGAAGCAAGAGATGATTTAGTTATTGGTGGAGAAGCAGACTTAATTGGTAAATATGAGGTTCATGTTCCTGAATTGCATGAAACACACACAATGCTGAATTCTGTTTCTCCATCTAGCAAA GTGTGCACAGATTCACGCAAGGTGTTGCTCAGAACTATGTCTTCCCCAACTCAACAAAAGTGTGAAAATCAAGAAGAAACAAAAAACACTATCAGTGTTAACCAGACTGACACCGCATACAAATATCCTACAACCAAGCCCAAGATCAGTGTTCAAATTCCAGCTTCCTATACTCCCAACATGGCACCACCCCAATTTATGCTTCCAGTACCAGGGAGATCAATGCCTGTGGCATTTCAACAGAAACAACCTCAAGTGCCCATTGAATTCAGGGGCCCAGGTTTTCAAATGCACTCTATTGGCTCTGTATCTAGTTCCTTGCCCGTGAAGATGGCTGTCCCTCTGGGTAATGCACCTCACATACAACCGATGTTTGTTCATGGTGCTCAGCCTCATGCATTCCATCAGCAATCCTTTATTCACCATGGACAAGGCTTTGGATGTGCTCCTCCATCTAATTGTTACCTTCCTCAGTTTGGCAACATGAGAAATGTGCAAGAATTATCTCAGCAGTATCCTAGAAGCGGTGATGAACATAAGAGAACTATCAAGATAACACATCCAGAGACACACGAAGAACTGATGCTAGATAGACATGGGCATTCCTTTATAAATGTTCCTGCTTCTGGGCAGATGCCTTTAAACAATATAAACCAGCTACCTCACTCTGTTCAAACATTTTCTCCACTTCAGAAAGTGTATTATCCTAGACCAGGAACGTACAATTCAGCACATGTCTATCTTCCCAACTCCACTGATGTCCCTCTTGCAAGTAGGCAATTTTCCTCCAAAATTCAACCTTCGATGCATGGTTTTGATTCCACTAATAGCAACCAGCCATTTACTTCCATCAGACCTCCTATGCCGATATCTCGGCTTGATGCTACTTCCGGGCCATTAACAAATTTGCATACTGCTTCCGAAATCTCAAATTTCAAAGGGATGTTTCCATCAAGCCTACCTGCTCCAGTTCATGTTGAGCTAAAGCCGCCTATTACACTCCCTGCTGAAATGAATAGTGAATCTACCATATCAAatcaacaaaattattgcaaaatTGGGCTAGAAATGTCCCTTGAACCTGTAAATTtagtttatgaaggaaataacaaAGATTCTGTTGCAACTTGTGACATAAGTTGTAATTTAATACCTCAACCAGTTTCAACCCCGCAGACACAGACTCGGCCAACTTCAGTTGATCATGCCACACCAGTTGTAGACCCTCAAACTATCTTAACCAGTAGCCTGCCTCTGGAATCTACTACATGTTGTAAATCTTCAGTTAAAGCAAAACCTATTGAGGTGGAACAATCATTAGTGGTTCCAACAACTTTATCATCCCATACAAAACTCGAGTCATCGCATGCAACTACTAGTGTCATTTTGACTGCAACTTCATTAGTTTCCAAGATTGATGGGACGCCACCGACTAACAGGAACTATAGATATTATGGCAATAGCATTTTGGGGAAACCTCCGTTAATTTATGCACAAGAAATATTGCCATCAAAGTTTGTGGGGTCTAATACATCACCAGAAGGTCTTGGAAAGGCAAAGGTGAATCCAGTTCTCTTCCAAGAAAAGTTTCCTTCTGAACTTAATGGTTCAGTTCCATTGCGAAAGCATGACTTCATGATAGAAGAACATGTTCCAAACGAAAAAGGGATGTGCTCAGAGTCAAAGACCGAACAAGTAGATGTGACCATGCCAAGTACTGCCTTTGGATTGGAGGATGACACTAGTGTTGCTAAATCTGGAAGATTTCATGCATATCACCAGCCAGTTGATTTGCATCCTTCCATATACATTGGTGATATCCAGACATCAGATGACAGTCAGCAACCTTCACCAGATTTAGAAATCATAACATCTCAATCAGAGAACAAGCAGAATAACAGTAGAGTAGACTCTGCAAGGGATGTCAAGAATGCAGCCCCTATTTCTACTTCAGCTATCTCCCAGGGGAAAACAGAACAAGAGAGGATTGGTTTAGAAATATCTAATCCTTGCTCTATAACTGCTGCTTTAGTGGCACAACCAAAAAAAGTTGTTTTGGAGTCAACAAAGGCCAAAAGTACCAATGGACGAAGAAAGAAACGAAAAGAGACACTTCCTAAGGGTAGTGGACACAAGTATTATGATCTTGATAGTGCACACAGTTCTCTCAATGAGAATGTCGAGAGTTTTGTTACTTCAGAGGATGTTCAGTGTTCCTTGGCAACTGATTTAAAGCTGAATTTTACATGCGAGGCTGCAAAGGACAATTCAACTGGTGGGAATGATTGCCAGAACAGAAGTGACTTGTTCAGCTGGGAAAATACAACGGAAAACTCTGCGGACAAGttgaaactttttgggggtacccaTTCTAAAAGTGGAGCAGAAGTAAACAAGGATAAATCTGAGTTTGACCATAAAAGGTATTCCCGGGATTTTCTTTTAACGTTTGCACAAAGTTGCATCGAACTTCCTGCAGGTTTCATGATTGGATTCGATATTTCTGAAGCAGTAATGAGTGTACATGTTGGTGCTCCATTTATAGACAATACTCAACTTAATTCAAACCATGCAAGGATAAAAGATCGAGGTTCCCGAGGTAGTCGTCATATGACTGGTAAATTTGATGATGATAAGTGGAGAAAACAGTTTTTTTCTACTGTTTCTGGACGTAACCTGCTTTCTGACAATTTTTATCAACCTGCCTTTTCTAATCGGGATGCAGTACAACATGTTGGGAACGGATCTGTAAGAAGTTTATCACAAAGTCAGCCATTAAGTCAATATAGTGGCGAGGTGCTCTCCGGAGCTATGAAAGTAGTATCTCGGCGCAGCATGTCACGTGGATCTGTTGATGAGAGATGGCAACATAGAACTAATGTTCAGGGTATTTCATCGCCTTCTCAGGTATCTATGCCAATTATGCACAAAGCTGAGAAAAAATATGAAATAGGTAAGGGGATTGATGAGGAAGGGTCAAAACAAAGGCAGTTGAAAGCTATTCTGAATAAGTTAACCCCCCAAAATTTCGAAAAACTTTTTGCGCAGTTCAAGGAGTTGAATATTGATAACGTGGTCACACTTACTGGTGTCATATCTCAGATATTTGACAAAGCTTTGATGGAACCCACTTTTTGTGAGATGTATGCTAGTTTCTGTTTCCGATTAGCTGGTGACCTACCAAACTTTGTCAAAGATGATGAGAAAATCACTTTCAAACGACTGCTTTTAAATAAATGCCAAGAAGAATTTGAAAGAGGAGAAAGAGAGCAGGCTGAAGCAAATAAAGCAGAAGAAGAGGGTGGAGCTAAACAATCTGAAGGCGAGAGAGAGGAAAAACGGATTCGAGCACGGAGACGCATGCTAGGAAATATTCGGTTAATTGGTGAATTGTACAAAAAGAAAATGCTGACCGAGAGAATAATGCATGAATGCATAAATAAACTGCTAGGTGAGTATCAAAACCCAGATGAGGAAGACCTAGAGGCTTTGTGCAAATTAATGAGCACGATCGGGGAGATGATAGATCATCCCAGGACAAAGGTCCATATGGATTTTTATTTTGGCCTTATACATAAGCTATCAGAAAATGTGAAGTTATCATCGCGTATAAGATTTATGCTAGAAGATGTGATTGACCTTAGAAAAAACAAGTGGAGGCAGAGAAGGAAAGTAGAAGGGCCAAAAAAGATAGAGGAGGTCCGCAGGGATGCAGTAAAACATAAGTTTGGCCAATCAACAAGGTTTGGCTCTTCTCCTAATTATAATTCATCTGTTACTTGCATTAGCTCTGGATTGAGACCAGGGCCTCCAGATGCTAGATATCAGTCTTCAAATAGAGTCTTGCATGTTCCACTCCATCAAAGGCGTGCTCATAAATCCATTCGCCTTGGTCCTCAAGGTGACTTAGGAAGAGGAATCTCGATTTGTGGGAAGCAACACGTTTCAAATGATATTTTGCCAGAAGTTACTTTGAATAGTCATCATGGTCAAACATCAGAAAACTCAAGAGACAGTTCATTTACAGGAGTGACAAGTAATCCAACAGGCTTCAAAGCCGGTAATACATCTTGGGGAATGGTGGATCTTTCTTCACCAGTACCGTCAACTATAGGTCAAACACATACATCCTCCACAGTCAGAAAGGAGATGTGTGCTGAAGCGCATACATTCCCTGAAGAGGTTCTTCAAGAGAAATCGATACTAACCATAAAAGAATTTTACAG TGCTAAGGATGAGAAGGAGGTCGCTCTGTGCATGAAAGAACTGAATGCTCCCGGCTTCTATCCTTCTCTTGTGTCACTTTGGATCACTGACTCGTTTGAAAGAAAAGACCTGGAAAGGGAACTCTTGGCCAAGCTTTTGGTGTACTTGTGCACAGCTCAAGAGCACTTGCTGAGCCAGAGGCAGCTACTCCAGGG GTTCCAACATGTTCTATCTACCTTGGAGGATGCCGTGACCGATGCGCCGAAAGCGACCAAGTTCCTGGGCCAAATATTTGCCAGAGTCGTACTGGAAGACGGGATCTCGCTGACGGAGGTAGGAGGGCTGCTGCAGGAGTGGGATGGCAGGGAAGAGCCAGCAGGACAGCATGCCCTGGAGGACAGCCTCGCATCCGAGGTTCTAGGGAGCATGCTAGAGTCCATCAGAGTAGAGAGGGGCGACAACGCCGTGGACGAAATCCGCGCAAAATCCAACCTGCAGAGGCGTGGGGTGTGTGCCTGA
- the LOC103641899 gene encoding eukaryotic translation initiation factor 4G isoform X2: MYRNQFRSDRLNDHATTARRPGRGSGSSSHWVVSGGRGSTAPATRLRSPPYRSGRPGSVQQQYRPRSPASVPIQGNAIGCAPPCGSGASAEHTGPVNQETFGSLDNVKPSNFPAQSDGLSCVSAEETWPADSPTPTLQTKGYSSPSFTLQFGTFNSGVINKQETTSCTSSAPPDLNGSKHEKACHGLHYCKPNTASSPPIQELQKQEARDDLVIGGEADLIGKYEVHVPELHETHTMLNSVSPSSKVCTDSRKVLLRTMSSPTQQKCENQEETKNTISVNQTDTAYKYPTTKPKISVQIPASYTPNMAPPQFMLPVPGRSMPVAFQQKQPQVPIEFRGPGFQMHSIGSVSSSLPVKMAVPLGNAPHIQPMFVHGAQPHAFHQQSFIHHGQGFGCAPPSNCYLPQFGNMRNVQELSQQYPRSGDEHKRTIKITHPETHEELMLDRHGHSFINVPASGQMPLNNINQLPHSVQTFSPLQKVYYPRPGTYNSAHVYLPNSTDVPLASRQFSSKIQPSMHGFDSTNSNQPFTSIRPPMPISRLDATSGPLTNLHTASEISNFKGMFPSSLPAPVHVELKPPITLPAEMNSESTISNQQNYCKIGLEMSLEPVNLVYEGNNKDSVATCDISCNLIPQPVSTPQTQTRPTSVDHATPVVDPQTILTSSLPLESTTCCKSSVKAKPIEVEQSLVVPTTLSSHTKLESSHATTSVILTATSLVSKIDGTPPTNRNYRYYGNSILGKPPLIYAQEILPSKFVGSNTSPEGLGKAKVNPVLFQEKFPSELNGSVPLRKHDFMIEEHVPNEKGMCSESKTEQVDVTMPSTAFGLEDDTSVAKSGRFHAYHQPVDLHPSIYIGDIQTSDDSQQPSPDLEIITSQSENKQNNSRVDSARDVKNAAPISTSAISQGKTEQERIGLEISNPCSITAALVAQPKKVVLESTKAKSTNGRRKKRKETLPKGSGHKYYDLDSAHSSLNENVESFVTSEDVQCSLATDLKLNFTCEAAKDNSTGGNDCQNRSDLFSWENTTENSADKLKLFGGTHSKSGAEVNKDKSEFDHKRYSRDFLLTFAQSCIELPAGFMIGFDISEAVMSVHVGAPFIDNTQLNSNHARIKDRGSRGSRHMTVQHVGNGSVRSLSQSQPLSQYSGEVLSGAMKVVSRRSMSRGSVDERWQHRTNVQGISSPSQVSMPIMHKAEKKYEIGKGIDEEGSKQRQLKAILNKLTPQNFEKLFAQFKELNIDNVVTLTGVISQIFDKALMEPTFCEMYASFCFRLAGDLPNFVKDDEKITFKRLLLNKCQEEFERGEREQAEANKAEEEGGAKQSEGEREEKRIRARRRMLGNIRLIGELYKKKMLTERIMHECINKLLGEYQNPDEEDLEALCKLMSTIGEMIDHPRTKVHMDFYFGLIHKLSENVKLSSRIRFMLEDVIDLRKNKWRQRRKVEGPKKIEEVRRDAVKHKFGQSTRFGSSPNYNSSVTCISSGLRPGPPDARYQSSNRVLHVPLHQRRAHKSIRLGPQGDLGRGISICGKQHVSNDILPEVTLNSHHGQTSENSRDSSFTGVTSNPTGFKAGNTSWGMVDLSSPVPSTIGQTHTSSTVRKEMCAEAHTFPEEVLQEKSILTIKEFYSAKDEKEVALCMKELNAPGFYPSLVSLWITDSFERKDLERELLAKLLVYLCTAQEHLLSQRQLLQGFQHVLSTLEDAVTDAPKATKFLGQIFARVVLEDGISLTEVGGLLQEWDGREEPAGQHALEDSLASEVLGSMLESIRVERGDNAVDEIRAKSNLQRRGVCA; this comes from the exons atgtacaggaaccagtTTAGGTCGGATCGATTGAACGACCACGCCACCACTGCGCGGAGGCCCGGCCGCGGGAGCGGCAGTAGCTCGCATTGGGTCGTCTCCGGCGGCCGTGGAAGCACCGCTCCGGCTACGCGGCTGCGATCGCCGCCCTACCGGAG CGGGAGGCCCGGGAGCGTGCAGCAGCAGTACAGGCCGAGATCGCCGGCGAGTGTCCCGATCCAGGGGAATGCCATTGGCTGCGCTCCTCCTTGTGGGAGTGGTGCCTCTGCTGAGCACACGGGACCAGTGAACCAAG AGACTTTCGGATCACTGGATAATGTGAAACCTTCCAATTTTCCTGCTCAGAGTGATGGTTTGAGTTGTGTCTCTGCTGAAGAAACCTGGCCAGCAGATTCCCCAACCCCAACACTACAGACAAAAG GATATTCATCCCCTTCATTTACTCTTCAGTTTGGAACTTTTAACTCAGGAGTTATTAACAAACAG GAAACTACTTCCTGCACATCCTCAGCCCCTCCTGATCTGAATGGGAGCAAACATGAAAAG GCCTGCCATGGATTACATTATTGCAAGCCCAATACAGCTTCCTCACCTCCTATACAAGAGCTGCAAAAGCAGGAAGCAAGAGATGATTTAGTTATTGGTGGAGAAGCAGACTTAATTGGTAAATATGAGGTTCATGTTCCTGAATTGCATGAAACACACACAATGCTGAATTCTGTTTCTCCATCTAGCAAA GTGTGCACAGATTCACGCAAGGTGTTGCTCAGAACTATGTCTTCCCCAACTCAACAAAAGTGTGAAAATCAAGAAGAAACAAAAAACACTATCAGTGTTAACCAGACTGACACCGCATACAAATATCCTACAACCAAGCCCAAGATCAGTGTTCAAATTCCAGCTTCCTATACTCCCAACATGGCACCACCCCAATTTATGCTTCCAGTACCAGGGAGATCAATGCCTGTGGCATTTCAACAGAAACAACCTCAAGTGCCCATTGAATTCAGGGGCCCAGGTTTTCAAATGCACTCTATTGGCTCTGTATCTAGTTCCTTGCCCGTGAAGATGGCTGTCCCTCTGGGTAATGCACCTCACATACAACCGATGTTTGTTCATGGTGCTCAGCCTCATGCATTCCATCAGCAATCCTTTATTCACCATGGACAAGGCTTTGGATGTGCTCCTCCATCTAATTGTTACCTTCCTCAGTTTGGCAACATGAGAAATGTGCAAGAATTATCTCAGCAGTATCCTAGAAGCGGTGATGAACATAAGAGAACTATCAAGATAACACATCCAGAGACACACGAAGAACTGATGCTAGATAGACATGGGCATTCCTTTATAAATGTTCCTGCTTCTGGGCAGATGCCTTTAAACAATATAAACCAGCTACCTCACTCTGTTCAAACATTTTCTCCACTTCAGAAAGTGTATTATCCTAGACCAGGAACGTACAATTCAGCACATGTCTATCTTCCCAACTCCACTGATGTCCCTCTTGCAAGTAGGCAATTTTCCTCCAAAATTCAACCTTCGATGCATGGTTTTGATTCCACTAATAGCAACCAGCCATTTACTTCCATCAGACCTCCTATGCCGATATCTCGGCTTGATGCTACTTCCGGGCCATTAACAAATTTGCATACTGCTTCCGAAATCTCAAATTTCAAAGGGATGTTTCCATCAAGCCTACCTGCTCCAGTTCATGTTGAGCTAAAGCCGCCTATTACACTCCCTGCTGAAATGAATAGTGAATCTACCATATCAAatcaacaaaattattgcaaaatTGGGCTAGAAATGTCCCTTGAACCTGTAAATTtagtttatgaaggaaataacaaAGATTCTGTTGCAACTTGTGACATAAGTTGTAATTTAATACCTCAACCAGTTTCAACCCCGCAGACACAGACTCGGCCAACTTCAGTTGATCATGCCACACCAGTTGTAGACCCTCAAACTATCTTAACCAGTAGCCTGCCTCTGGAATCTACTACATGTTGTAAATCTTCAGTTAAAGCAAAACCTATTGAGGTGGAACAATCATTAGTGGTTCCAACAACTTTATCATCCCATACAAAACTCGAGTCATCGCATGCAACTACTAGTGTCATTTTGACTGCAACTTCATTAGTTTCCAAGATTGATGGGACGCCACCGACTAACAGGAACTATAGATATTATGGCAATAGCATTTTGGGGAAACCTCCGTTAATTTATGCACAAGAAATATTGCCATCAAAGTTTGTGGGGTCTAATACATCACCAGAAGGTCTTGGAAAGGCAAAGGTGAATCCAGTTCTCTTCCAAGAAAAGTTTCCTTCTGAACTTAATGGTTCAGTTCCATTGCGAAAGCATGACTTCATGATAGAAGAACATGTTCCAAACGAAAAAGGGATGTGCTCAGAGTCAAAGACCGAACAAGTAGATGTGACCATGCCAAGTACTGCCTTTGGATTGGAGGATGACACTAGTGTTGCTAAATCTGGAAGATTTCATGCATATCACCAGCCAGTTGATTTGCATCCTTCCATATACATTGGTGATATCCAGACATCAGATGACAGTCAGCAACCTTCACCAGATTTAGAAATCATAACATCTCAATCAGAGAACAAGCAGAATAACAGTAGAGTAGACTCTGCAAGGGATGTCAAGAATGCAGCCCCTATTTCTACTTCAGCTATCTCCCAGGGGAAAACAGAACAAGAGAGGATTGGTTTAGAAATATCTAATCCTTGCTCTATAACTGCTGCTTTAGTGGCACAACCAAAAAAAGTTGTTTTGGAGTCAACAAAGGCCAAAAGTACCAATGGACGAAGAAAGAAACGAAAAGAGACACTTCCTAAGGGTAGTGGACACAAGTATTATGATCTTGATAGTGCACACAGTTCTCTCAATGAGAATGTCGAGAGTTTTGTTACTTCAGAGGATGTTCAGTGTTCCTTGGCAACTGATTTAAAGCTGAATTTTACATGCGAGGCTGCAAAGGACAATTCAACTGGTGGGAATGATTGCCAGAACAGAAGTGACTTGTTCAGCTGGGAAAATACAACGGAAAACTCTGCGGACAAGttgaaactttttgggggtacccaTTCTAAAAGTGGAGCAGAAGTAAACAAGGATAAATCTGAGTTTGACCATAAAAGGTATTCCCGGGATTTTCTTTTAACGTTTGCACAAAGTTGCATCGAACTTCCTGCAGGTTTCATGATTGGATTCGATATTTCTGAAGCAGTAATGAGTGTACATGTTGGTGCTCCATTTATAGACAATACTCAACTTAATTCAAACCATGCAAGGATAAAAGATCGAGGTTCCCGAGGTAGTCGTCATATGACTG TACAACATGTTGGGAACGGATCTGTAAGAAGTTTATCACAAAGTCAGCCATTAAGTCAATATAGTGGCGAGGTGCTCTCCGGAGCTATGAAAGTAGTATCTCGGCGCAGCATGTCACGTGGATCTGTTGATGAGAGATGGCAACATAGAACTAATGTTCAGGGTATTTCATCGCCTTCTCAGGTATCTATGCCAATTATGCACAAAGCTGAGAAAAAATATGAAATAGGTAAGGGGATTGATGAGGAAGGGTCAAAACAAAGGCAGTTGAAAGCTATTCTGAATAAGTTAACCCCCCAAAATTTCGAAAAACTTTTTGCGCAGTTCAAGGAGTTGAATATTGATAACGTGGTCACACTTACTGGTGTCATATCTCAGATATTTGACAAAGCTTTGATGGAACCCACTTTTTGTGAGATGTATGCTAGTTTCTGTTTCCGATTAGCTGGTGACCTACCAAACTTTGTCAAAGATGATGAGAAAATCACTTTCAAACGACTGCTTTTAAATAAATGCCAAGAAGAATTTGAAAGAGGAGAAAGAGAGCAGGCTGAAGCAAATAAAGCAGAAGAAGAGGGTGGAGCTAAACAATCTGAAGGCGAGAGAGAGGAAAAACGGATTCGAGCACGGAGACGCATGCTAGGAAATATTCGGTTAATTGGTGAATTGTACAAAAAGAAAATGCTGACCGAGAGAATAATGCATGAATGCATAAATAAACTGCTAGGTGAGTATCAAAACCCAGATGAGGAAGACCTAGAGGCTTTGTGCAAATTAATGAGCACGATCGGGGAGATGATAGATCATCCCAGGACAAAGGTCCATATGGATTTTTATTTTGGCCTTATACATAAGCTATCAGAAAATGTGAAGTTATCATCGCGTATAAGATTTATGCTAGAAGATGTGATTGACCTTAGAAAAAACAAGTGGAGGCAGAGAAGGAAAGTAGAAGGGCCAAAAAAGATAGAGGAGGTCCGCAGGGATGCAGTAAAACATAAGTTTGGCCAATCAACAAGGTTTGGCTCTTCTCCTAATTATAATTCATCTGTTACTTGCATTAGCTCTGGATTGAGACCAGGGCCTCCAGATGCTAGATATCAGTCTTCAAATAGAGTCTTGCATGTTCCACTCCATCAAAGGCGTGCTCATAAATCCATTCGCCTTGGTCCTCAAGGTGACTTAGGAAGAGGAATCTCGATTTGTGGGAAGCAACACGTTTCAAATGATATTTTGCCAGAAGTTACTTTGAATAGTCATCATGGTCAAACATCAGAAAACTCAAGAGACAGTTCATTTACAGGAGTGACAAGTAATCCAACAGGCTTCAAAGCCGGTAATACATCTTGGGGAATGGTGGATCTTTCTTCACCAGTACCGTCAACTATAGGTCAAACACATACATCCTCCACAGTCAGAAAGGAGATGTGTGCTGAAGCGCATACATTCCCTGAAGAGGTTCTTCAAGAGAAATCGATACTAACCATAAAAGAATTTTACAG TGCTAAGGATGAGAAGGAGGTCGCTCTGTGCATGAAAGAACTGAATGCTCCCGGCTTCTATCCTTCTCTTGTGTCACTTTGGATCACTGACTCGTTTGAAAGAAAAGACCTGGAAAGGGAACTCTTGGCCAAGCTTTTGGTGTACTTGTGCACAGCTCAAGAGCACTTGCTGAGCCAGAGGCAGCTACTCCAGGG GTTCCAACATGTTCTATCTACCTTGGAGGATGCCGTGACCGATGCGCCGAAAGCGACCAAGTTCCTGGGCCAAATATTTGCCAGAGTCGTACTGGAAGACGGGATCTCGCTGACGGAGGTAGGAGGGCTGCTGCAGGAGTGGGATGGCAGGGAAGAGCCAGCAGGACAGCATGCCCTGGAGGACAGCCTCGCATCCGAGGTTCTAGGGAGCATGCTAGAGTCCATCAGAGTAGAGAGGGGCGACAACGCCGTGGACGAAATCCGCGCAAAATCCAACCTGCAGAGGCGTGGGGTGTGTGCCTGA